A window from Anser cygnoides isolate HZ-2024a breed goose chromosome 1, Taihu_goose_T2T_genome, whole genome shotgun sequence encodes these proteins:
- the LOC106039205 gene encoding LINE-1 reverse transcriptase homolog — protein MVEFSILGEARKGTSKTAVLDFRRADFELLRTLVGRVPWEAVLKGRGVQEGWALLKKEIVMAQERSVPTCPKTSWRGRRPAWLNRELQLVLSRKKKVYNLWKKGRATEEDYKDVARLCREKIRKAKAHLELNLATTVKDNKKSFYKYINAKRRTKENLHPLLDVRGNLVTKDEEKAEVLNAAFASVFSGNTGCSLDTQCPELVEGDGEQDVAFAIHEEMVGDLLRSLDVRKSMGPDGMHPRVLKELAEELAEPLSIIYRQSWLSGEVPVDWRLANVTPIYKKGRRADPGNYRPVSLTSVPGKLMEQIILRVITRHLQGKQAIRPSQHGFMKGRSCLTNLISFYDQVTRLVDEGKAVDVVYLCPGSS, from the coding sequence atggtagagttctctattcttggcgaggccaggaaggggaccagtaaaaccgctgtattggacttccggagggctgactttgagctgctcaggacgctggttggccgagtcccttgggaggcggttctgaagggcagaggagtccaggaaggctgggcgctcctcaagaaggaaatcgtgatggcacaggagcggtctgtccccacgtgcccaaagacgagctggcgtggaagaagaccggcctggctcaacagagagttgcagcttgtgcttagcagaaaaaagaaggtttataatctttggaaaaaagggcgggccactgaggaggactacaaggatgtagcgaggctgtgcagggagaaaattagaaaggccaaagctcatctggagctcaacctggctactaccgttaaagacaacaaaaaatccttttacaaatatatcaacgcgaaacggaggactaaggagaatctccatcctttactggatgtgaggggaaacctagttactaaggatgaggaaaaggctgaggtgcttaatgccgcctttgcctcagtctttagcggcaataccggttgttctctggatacccagtgccctgagctggtggaaggggatggggagcaggatgtggccttcgctatccatgaggaaatggttggcgacctgctacggagcttggatgtgcgcaagtcgatggggccggatgggatgcacccgagggtactgaaagaactggcggaggagctggccgagccgctttccatcatttatcggcagtcctggctatcaggggaggtcccagttgactggcggctagccaatgtgacgcccatctataagaagggccgcagggcagacccggggaactataggcctgtcagtttgacctcagtgccaggaaagctcatggagcagattatcttgagggtcatcacgcggcacttgcagggcaagcaggcgatcaggcccagtcagcatgggtttatgaaaggcaggtcctgcttgacgaacctgatctccttctatgaccaagtgacgcgcttggtggatgagggaaaggctgtggatgtggtttacctttgtcctggttccagttag